A genomic stretch from Theobroma cacao cultivar B97-61/B2 chromosome 4, Criollo_cocoa_genome_V2, whole genome shotgun sequence includes:
- the LOC18603242 gene encoding epsin-3 has product MGTSLLNQIKKQASFFLQEKYKDARMALTDVTAAELLAEEATNTDPWGPDARTMTKISEASFYIDDYWRIVFVLHKRLDSIDWKHWRQSYKSLILLEFLLTHGPAEFAEEFQRDSDVIEELGRFRYVDEKGFNWGLNMQKRSDKVLELLGGGDTLREARLKALKITKEIQGFGSTTTSPSSASSSSYSSRASSFGSYSSTWNDISELDKFETQILPTKEPVQHYSERGIQEEKTPEFPSENENFSRLHLWDCPPIQEKGSLLESEGEEDEKSDGFIRGICSKLVGNSPSKRATGQKVALIRSISDAGKVTKNRFGRQYSLRL; this is encoded by the exons ATGGGGACCTCGCTGCTAAACCAGATTAAGAAACAGGCTTCATTTTTCcttcaagaaaaatacaaagatGCAAGGATGGCCTTAACTGATGTGACTGCTGCAGAACT ATTGGCTGAAGAAGCAACAAATACTGATCCATGGGGCCCTGATGCTAGAACAATGACTAAGATATCCGAGGCATCATTTTACATAGATGATTATTGGAGAATCGTTTTCGTTCTTCACAAAAG GTTGGATAGCATTGACTGGAAGCATTGGAGACAATCATACAAATCGCTGATTCTCCTTGAGTTCTTACTAACTCATGGCCCTGCAGAATTTGCTGAGGAATTTCAACGTGACAGTGATGTTATTGAAGAGCTGGGAAGATTTAGATATGTAGATGAGAAGGG GTTCAATTGGGGTCTTAACATGCAAAAAAGATCAGATAAGGTGCTAGAGCTACTAGGAGGAGGAGATACGCTTAGAGAAGCAAGGCTGAAAGCCCTCAAAATAACGAAAGAAATCCAGGGATTTGGTAGCACAACAACTTCTCCTTCCTCAGCATCTTCTTCCTCATATTCATCAAGAGCTTCATCTTTTGGCTCATATTCTTCCACATGGAATGACATAAGTGAGCTAGACAAATTTGAAACCCAAATATTGCCTACAAAAGAACCTGTACAACACTATTCTGAACGAGGAATCCAAGAGGAGAAGACTCCTGAATTCCCCtcagaaaatgaaaattttagcaGGCTGCATCTTTGGGATTGTCCTCCAATTCAAGAAAAAGGGTCCTTGTTGGAATCTGAAGGggaagaagatgaaaaatcAGATGGTTTTATCAGGGGAATATGCTCAAAACTTGTTGGTAATAGTCCTTCAAAAAGAGCTACGGGTCAGAAAGTGGCACTCATCAGGAGCATTTCTGATGCTGGAAAGGTTACTAAAAATAGGTTTGGTCGCCAGTATTCTTTGAGACTTTGA